One stretch of Streptococcus australis DNA includes these proteins:
- the pyrF gene encoding orotidine-5'-phosphate decarboxylase: MRESRPVIALDFPSFEEAKEFLALFPAEEKLYVKVGMEIYYAVGPEVVRYLKSLGHSVFLDLKLHDIPNTVKSTMKILSSLGVDMTNVQAAGGLEMMQAAREGLGDQGILIAVTQLTSTSEEQMQDCQNIQTSLQESVIHYAKKTAEAGLDGVVCSAQEAQLIKEATNEDFICLTPGIRPAGAEAGDQKRVVTPGQAYQIGSDYIVIGRPITQAADPVAAYHAIKEEWTRDWV; the protein is encoded by the coding sequence ATGCGTGAGAGTCGCCCGGTCATTGCTCTGGATTTTCCAAGTTTCGAGGAAGCCAAAGAATTTTTAGCCCTTTTTCCAGCAGAGGAAAAACTCTATGTCAAGGTAGGAATGGAAATCTATTATGCAGTAGGTCCAGAGGTTGTTCGTTATTTGAAATCATTGGGACATAGTGTTTTTTTGGATCTCAAGTTGCATGATATTCCAAATACGGTCAAGTCAACAATGAAAATCTTGTCAAGTCTGGGTGTCGATATGACCAATGTTCAGGCTGCAGGTGGACTTGAAATGATGCAGGCTGCGCGTGAAGGCCTTGGTGATCAAGGGATTCTTATCGCGGTGACCCAATTGACCTCAACATCCGAAGAGCAGATGCAAGACTGTCAAAATATCCAAACTAGTCTGCAGGAATCAGTGATTCACTATGCTAAGAAAACAGCTGAAGCTGGATTGGATGGAGTGGTTTGCTCAGCCCAAGAAGCCCAACTCATCAAGGAGGCGACAAACGAAGATTTTATCTGCTTGACACCAGGGATTCGACCAGCAGGTGCTGAAGCAGGGGATCAAAAACGCGTAGTGACCCCTGGTCAAGCCTATCAAATCGGTAGTGACTACATTGTAATAGGCCGTCCTATCACACAGGCAGCAGACCCTGTAGCAGCCTACCATGCTATCAAGGAAGAATGGACACGCGATTGGGTCTAA
- the pyrE gene encoding orotate phosphoribosyltransferase, which produces MTLARDIASHLLKIQAVYLKPEEPFTWASGIKSPIYTDNRVTLAYPETRTLIENGFVEAIKAAFPEVEVIAGTATAGIPHGAIIADKMNLPFAYIRSKPKDHGAGNQIEGRVAQGQKMVVVEDLISTGGSVLEAVTAAKREGADVLGVVAIFSYQLAKADKNFADAGVKLVTLSNYSELIHLAQEEGYITPEGLALLKRFKEDQENWQNA; this is translated from the coding sequence ATGACACTTGCTAGAGACATTGCTAGCCATCTATTGAAAATTCAAGCGGTTTATCTCAAACCAGAAGAGCCTTTCACTTGGGCATCTGGGATCAAGTCACCGATCTATACGGATAACCGTGTAACGCTAGCTTATCCAGAAACCCGTACTTTGATTGAAAATGGTTTTGTAGAAGCTATTAAAGCAGCCTTTCCAGAGGTAGAAGTCATTGCTGGTACAGCGACAGCAGGGATTCCACATGGAGCTATCATCGCGGACAAGATGAATCTACCATTTGCTTATATCCGTAGTAAACCAAAAGACCATGGAGCAGGAAACCAAATCGAAGGCCGTGTGGCTCAAGGTCAAAAGATGGTCGTTGTCGAAGATTTGATTTCAACTGGTGGTTCTGTTCTCGAGGCAGTGACTGCTGCCAAACGCGAAGGAGCCGATGTTCTCGGTGTAGTAGCTATTTTTAGCTATCAACTAGCAAAAGCCGATAAGAATTTTGCGGATGCTGGTGTCAAACTGGTGACTCTCTCAAACTACAGCGAGCTCATCCACCTAGCTCAAGAAGAAGGTTATATCACACCAGAGGGATTGGCTCTCTTAAAACGCTTTAAAGAAGACCAAGAAAATTGGCAAAATGCCTAA
- a CDS encoding cysteine ABC transporter substrate-binding protein, whose product MKLLKPFLTVLALAFALIFVTACSSGGSSNASSGKTTAKARTIEEIKKSGELRIAVFGDKKPFGYVDNDGSYQGYDIELGNQLAQDLGVKVKYVSVDAANRAEYLISNKVDITLANFTVTDERKKQVDFALPYMKVSLGVVSPKDKVIKDVKELEGKTLIVTKGTTAETYFEKNHPEVKLQKYDQYSDAYQALLDGRGDAFSTDNTEVLAWALENKGYEVGITSLGDPDTIAPAVQKGNQELLDFINKDIEKLGKENFFHKAYEKTLHPTYGDAAKADDLVVEGGKVD is encoded by the coding sequence ATGAAACTACTCAAACCATTCTTAACTGTTTTGGCACTTGCATTTGCCCTTATCTTTGTCACAGCTTGTAGCTCAGGTGGAAGCTCTAATGCTTCATCAGGTAAAACCACTGCCAAAGCTCGAACTATTGAAGAAATTAAAAAGAGCGGTGAACTTCGAATTGCCGTATTTGGAGACAAGAAACCTTTTGGTTATGTAGACAACGACGGTTCTTACCAAGGTTACGATATCGAATTGGGAAACCAATTAGCACAAGACCTTGGTGTGAAGGTTAAATACGTTTCAGTCGATGCAGCCAACCGTGCTGAATACTTAATTTCAAACAAGGTTGACATCACCCTTGCCAATTTTACAGTCACTGACGAACGTAAGAAACAAGTTGACTTTGCCCTTCCATACATGAAAGTTTCACTCGGTGTTGTTTCACCTAAAGATAAGGTCATCAAAGACGTTAAAGAATTAGAAGGCAAAACCTTGATTGTTACAAAAGGAACGACTGCTGAAACTTATTTTGAGAAAAATCACCCAGAAGTAAAACTCCAAAAATATGACCAATATAGTGATGCCTACCAAGCCCTTCTTGACGGACGTGGAGATGCCTTCTCTACTGACAATACTGAAGTCCTAGCTTGGGCTCTCGAAAATAAAGGGTACGAAGTAGGAATTACTTCTCTCGGTGATCCAGATACCATTGCACCAGCAGTTCAAAAAGGAAACCAAGAATTGCTTGACTTCATCAATAAAGACATTGAAAAATTGGGCAAGGAAAACTTCTTCCACAAGGCCTATGAAAAAACACTTCACCCAACCTATGGTGACGCTGCTAAGGCAGATGATTTAGTGGTTGAAGGTGGAAAAGTTGACTAA
- a CDS encoding amino acid ABC transporter ATP-binding protein, translating into MSEIILEIKELKKSFGDNPILQGLSLDIKKGEVVVILGPSGCGKSTLLRCLNGLENIQGGDILLDGQSIVANKKDFHLVRQKIGMVFQSYELFPHLDVLQNLILGPIKAQGRDKKEVTEEALQLLERVGLLDKKDSFARQLSGGQKQRVAIVRALLMHPEIILFDEVTASLDPEMVREVLELINDLAQEGRTMILVTHEMQFAQAIADRIIFLDQGKIAEEGTAQEFFTNPQTKRAQEFLNVFDFSQFGSYL; encoded by the coding sequence ATGTCTGAAATTATCTTAGAAATCAAGGAACTAAAAAAATCCTTCGGAGACAATCCCATCCTCCAAGGACTTTCTCTAGATATCAAAAAAGGGGAAGTTGTGGTTATTCTGGGGCCATCTGGTTGTGGGAAAAGTACCCTGCTTCGTTGCCTCAATGGCTTAGAAAATATTCAAGGTGGAGATATTCTTCTGGATGGTCAGTCTATCGTTGCAAATAAAAAAGATTTTCACCTCGTTCGCCAAAAGATTGGCATGGTCTTTCAAAGTTATGAACTCTTTCCCCATCTGGATGTCCTTCAAAACCTCATCCTAGGTCCTATCAAGGCACAAGGACGGGACAAGAAAGAAGTAACTGAAGAAGCCCTGCAATTACTCGAACGCGTCGGACTACTTGATAAAAAAGACAGTTTTGCTCGCCAATTATCTGGTGGACAGAAACAACGAGTGGCGATTGTCCGTGCCCTTCTCATGCATCCAGAAATTATCCTCTTTGACGAAGTAACGGCTTCGCTGGATCCAGAAATGGTGCGTGAGGTTCTCGAACTCATCAATGATTTGGCACAAGAAGGGCGCACCATGATTCTGGTAACCCACGAAATGCAGTTTGCCCAAGCTATTGCAGACCGCATTATCTTCCTCGACCAAGGGAAAATCGCTGAAGAAGGAACGGCTCAGGAATTCTTCACCAATCCACAAACCAAACGAGCACAGGAATTTTTAAACGTATTTGACTTTAGCCAATTTGGCTCATATTTATAA
- a CDS encoding amino acid ABC transporter permease, protein MQDSGIQVLFQGNNLLRIIQGLGVTIGISVLSVLLSMMFGTVMGIVMTSHSRIVRFLTRLYLEFIRIMPQLVLLFIVYFGLARNFNINISGETSAIIVFTLWGTAEMGDLVRGAITSLPKHQFESGQALGLTNVQLYYHIIIPQVLRRLLPQAINLVTRMIKTTSLVVLIGVVEVTKVGQQIIDSNRLTIPTASFWIYGTILVLYFAVCFPISKLSTHLEKHWRS, encoded by the coding sequence ATGCAGGATTCGGGAATTCAAGTACTCTTTCAGGGAAATAATCTCCTGAGAATCATACAGGGGTTGGGCGTTACGATTGGAATATCCGTCCTGTCTGTCCTCTTATCCATGATGTTCGGAACAGTCATGGGAATTGTCATGACCTCCCATTCTAGAATCGTACGATTTTTAACACGATTGTATCTGGAATTCATCCGTATCATGCCCCAACTGGTGCTACTTTTCATCGTTTACTTTGGCTTGGCTCGAAACTTTAACATCAATATCTCAGGTGAGACTTCAGCTATTATTGTTTTCACTCTCTGGGGAACAGCTGAAATGGGGGACTTGGTACGTGGAGCTATCACTTCCCTTCCTAAGCATCAGTTTGAAAGTGGACAGGCGCTCGGCTTGACTAATGTTCAACTTTACTACCACATTATCATCCCACAAGTCTTGAGAAGGCTGCTTCCGCAAGCCATCAATCTTGTCACTCGGATGATTAAAACGACTTCCTTGGTTGTTTTGATTGGGGTTGTTGAAGTAACCAAGGTTGGACAACAAATCATCGATAGCAATCGCTTGACTATCCCAACCGCTTCCTTTTGGATTTATGGAACCATTCTGGTCTTATATTTTGCAGTCTGCTTCCCTATTTCCAAACTATCCACTCACTTAGAAAAACATTGGAGGAGCTAA
- a CDS encoding amino acid ABC transporter permease, whose amino-acid sequence MDWSIVEQYLPLYQKAFLLTLHIAVWGILGSFLLGLIVSIIRHYRIPVLAQVATAYIELSRNTPLLIQLFFLYFGLPRIGIVLSSEVCATLGLVFLGGSYMAESFRSGLEAVSQTQQEIGFAIGLTPLQVFRYVVLPQATAIALPSFSANVIFLIKETSVFSAVALADLMYVAKDLIGLYYETDIALAMLVVAYLMMLLPVSLVFSWIERRLRHAGFGNSSTLSGK is encoded by the coding sequence TTGGATTGGTCCATTGTTGAACAATATCTACCACTATATCAAAAGGCATTCCTTCTAACCTTGCATATTGCAGTTTGGGGAATTTTAGGATCCTTCCTGCTCGGTTTAATCGTTAGTATCATCCGGCATTATCGAATTCCTGTTTTGGCGCAAGTAGCTACAGCCTACATTGAATTGTCGCGTAATACGCCCCTTTTGATTCAACTCTTCTTTCTCTACTTCGGTCTTCCCCGAATTGGGATTGTCCTATCTTCAGAAGTCTGTGCCACTTTAGGACTGGTCTTTTTAGGAGGCTCCTATATGGCAGAGTCTTTCCGAAGTGGGCTGGAAGCTGTCAGTCAAACCCAGCAGGAGATTGGATTTGCCATCGGTCTGACACCTCTACAGGTCTTTCGCTATGTGGTTCTACCACAAGCAACAGCGATTGCTCTACCGTCTTTTAGTGCCAATGTCATTTTCCTCATCAAGGAAACCTCTGTTTTCTCAGCAGTGGCTTTGGCCGACCTCATGTACGTCGCCAAGGACTTGATTGGGCTCTACTATGAGACAGACATTGCGCTAGCTATGTTGGTAGTTGCTTATCTGATGATGCTTCTCCCCGTCTCACTAGTCTTTAGCTGGATAGAAAGGAGGCTCCGCCATGCAGGATTCGGGAATTCAAGTACTCTTTCAGGGAAATAA
- the lctO gene encoding L-lactate oxidase, translating to MSYKTSNAEGPVDFINTYDLEPMAQQVIPKAAFGYIASGAEDTFTLRENIRAFNHKLIVPHTLCDVENPSTEIEFAGEKLSSPIIMAPVAAHKLANEQGEVATARGVHEFGSLYTTSSYSTVDLPEITEALQGTPHWFQFYFSKDDGINRHIMDRVKAEGYKAIVLTADATVGGNREVDKRNGFVFPVGMPIVEEYLPEGAGKSMDFVYKSAKQRLSPRDVEFIAEYSGLPVYVKGPQCREDVERSLAAGASGIWVTNHGGRQIDGGPAAFDSLQEVAEAVDKRVPIVFDSGVRRGQHVFKALASGADLVAIGRPVIYGLALGGSVGVRQVFEHLNAELKTVMQLSGTQTIEDVKHFKLRHNPYNPSFPVDSRDLKLY from the coding sequence ATGTCATACAAAACAAGCAATGCAGAAGGACCTGTAGATTTCATCAATACCTATGATTTGGAGCCAATGGCGCAACAAGTTATTCCTAAAGCAGCATTTGGCTATATCGCTAGTGGGGCGGAAGATACTTTTACTTTACGTGAGAATATTCGCGCCTTTAACCACAAACTCATCGTTCCTCATACTCTTTGTGATGTTGAAAATCCAAGTACAGAGATTGAATTTGCAGGTGAAAAACTGTCTTCACCAATCATTATGGCGCCTGTTGCGGCTCATAAATTGGCAAATGAACAGGGTGAAGTGGCGACTGCTCGTGGTGTGCATGAGTTCGGTTCCCTCTATACAACCAGCTCTTACTCTACTGTAGACCTTCCAGAAATTACGGAAGCCCTTCAAGGGACACCTCATTGGTTCCAATTTTACTTTAGTAAGGATGACGGGATCAACCGCCACATCATGGACCGTGTGAAGGCTGAAGGCTACAAAGCGATTGTCTTGACGGCAGATGCAACTGTAGGGGGCAATCGTGAGGTGGACAAGCGTAATGGTTTTGTCTTCCCAGTTGGCATGCCGATTGTTGAAGAATACCTGCCAGAAGGTGCTGGAAAATCAATGGACTTTGTTTACAAATCAGCTAAACAACGCCTATCTCCACGAGATGTAGAATTTATCGCTGAATACTCAGGACTTCCTGTTTATGTCAAGGGGCCACAATGCCGTGAGGACGTTGAACGTTCGCTTGCTGCAGGAGCTTCTGGTATCTGGGTGACCAACCACGGTGGTCGCCAAATCGACGGTGGACCAGCTGCCTTCGACTCACTTCAAGAAGTAGCAGAAGCAGTTGATAAACGTGTGCCAATCGTCTTTGACTCTGGTGTTCGTCGCGGTCAGCACGTCTTTAAAGCCTTGGCTTCAGGAGCAGACTTGGTAGCTATTGGTCGCCCTGTCATCTATGGTTTGGCTCTCGGTGGTAGTGTCGGTGTGCGTCAAGTCTTTGAACACTTGAATGCGGAATTGAAGACAGTCATGCAATTGTCTGGAACTCAGACTATTGAAGATGTCAAACACTTCAAACTTCGCCACAACCCATACAACCCAAGCTTCCCAGTTGATTCACGTGATTTGAAGTTGTATTGA
- a CDS encoding CopY/TcrY family copper transport repressor: MQISDAEWQVMKIIWMQGEQTSTDLIRVLAERFDWSKSTIQTLLARLVEKECLTRKKEGKSFVYSALLTLDQSRDLLVQDIKDKVCSRRIKQLVADLIVECDFTQADLADLEAVISEKKASAVAEVRCNCM, translated from the coding sequence ATGCAGATTTCAGATGCAGAATGGCAGGTTATGAAGATTATTTGGATGCAGGGGGAACAGACCAGTACGGATTTGATCAGGGTTTTGGCGGAAAGGTTTGACTGGTCTAAATCAACTATTCAGACTCTTTTGGCTCGATTAGTAGAGAAAGAGTGCCTGACTAGAAAAAAAGAGGGCAAGTCCTTTGTCTATTCAGCCCTTTTAACTCTAGACCAAAGTCGAGACCTGCTTGTCCAAGATATCAAAGACAAGGTTTGCTCCCGTAGGATAAAGCAGTTGGTGGCTGACTTGATTGTCGAATGTGATTTTACTCAGGCTGATTTGGCAGACTTGGAAGCTGTGATTTCTGAGAAAAAAGCCAGCGCAGTTGCTGAAGTAAGATGTAATTGTATGTAA
- a CDS encoding cupredoxin domain-containing protein: protein MLNSIVTIVCIALIVFIWFWFFKKPEKSGQKAQQKKGYQEIRVEVMGGYTPELIILKKSVPARIVFDRKDPSPCLDRIVFPDFGVHADLPMGEEYVVEITPEQAGEFGFSCGMNMMHGKMIVE from the coding sequence ATGTTAAATAGTATTGTAACCATTGTTTGTATTGCCCTTATCGTGTTTATCTGGTTCTGGTTTTTCAAAAAGCCTGAAAAATCTGGACAAAAGGCCCAGCAAAAAAAGGGCTACCAAGAGATTCGGGTGGAAGTCATGGGAGGCTATACTCCTGAGTTGATTATTCTTAAAAAATCAGTGCCAGCCCGCATTGTCTTTGACCGCAAGGATCCATCACCCTGTCTGGATCGGATTGTTTTTCCAGACTTTGGAGTGCATGCGGACCTGCCAATGGGTGAAGAGTATGTAGTGGAAATCACGCCTGAGCAGGCTGGAGAGTTTGGCTTTTCTTGTGGTATGAACATGATGCACGGCAAGATGATTGTAGAGTAG
- a CDS encoding heavy metal translocating P-type ATPase — protein MTEIAKASLENGIQKIRITAEKGYHPAHIQLQKGIPAEMTFHRTTPSNCYKEILFEEEGILEPIGVDEEKTIRFTPQELGEHEFSCGMKMQKGSYTVVEKTRKSLSLLQRFWITSIFTVPLVIIMIGMSTGGISHQVMRWGTFLATTPIMLVAGGPYIQSAWASFKKHNANMDTLVALGTLVAYLYSLVALFTGLPVYFESAGFILFFVLLGAVFEEKMRKNTSQAVEKLLDLQAKTAEVLREDSYVQVPLDQVQVGDLIRVRPGEKIAVDGVVVEGVSSIDESMVTGESLPVDKTVGDTVIGSTINNSGTLVFRAEKVGSETVLAQIVDFVKKAQTSRAPVQDLTDKISGIFVPAVVILAILTFWIWFVLLEASFVTSLLYGVAVLIIACPCALGLATPTALMVGTGRSAKMGVLLKNGTVLQEIQKVQTIVFDKTGTLTEGKPVVTDIIGDETEVLGLAASLEEASQHPLAQAIVKRATEVGLEFHTVENFQALHGKGVSGQIHGKQVLLGNAKMLDGMDISSAYQEKLKELEKEAKTVVYLAVDNEIKGLLALQDIPKENAKLAINQLKKRGLRTVMLTGDNAGVARAIADQIGIEEVIAGVLPEEKAHEIHQLQEAGKVAFVGDGINDAPALSVADVGIAMGAGTDIAIESAGIVLTRNDLTGVVRAFDMSKKTFNRILLNLFWAFIYNVIGIPIAAGIFSGIGLVLNPELAGLAMAFSSVSVLTSSLMLNVTKID, from the coding sequence ATGACAGAAATTGCAAAAGCAAGCCTAGAAAATGGCATTCAAAAAATCCGAATCACAGCTGAAAAAGGCTATCATCCAGCCCACATCCAGCTTCAAAAAGGAATTCCCGCTGAAATGACCTTTCATCGTACAACTCCTTCAAACTGTTATAAGGAAATTCTGTTTGAAGAAGAAGGCATCTTGGAACCAATCGGCGTAGATGAAGAGAAGACAATTCGTTTTACACCTCAAGAGTTGGGTGAGCATGAATTCTCATGTGGTATGAAGATGCAAAAGGGAAGTTATACCGTAGTTGAGAAGACTCGAAAATCTTTGTCACTTTTGCAACGTTTTTGGATTACTAGTATCTTTACTGTGCCTCTTGTGATTATCATGATTGGGATGTCGACAGGAGGAATTAGTCACCAAGTCATGCGTTGGGGCACCTTTTTAGCCACAACACCCATTATGCTAGTAGCAGGTGGTCCTTATATCCAAAGTGCTTGGGCTAGTTTTAAAAAGCACAATGCCAACATGGATACCTTGGTGGCGCTGGGAACTCTAGTAGCCTATCTCTATAGTCTAGTTGCCCTCTTTACTGGACTCCCTGTTTACTTTGAAAGTGCTGGATTTATCCTCTTCTTCGTTCTTTTGGGAGCCGTTTTTGAGGAGAAAATGCGAAAAAATACTTCCCAAGCTGTGGAGAAACTACTGGATTTGCAGGCTAAAACAGCAGAAGTCTTACGTGAAGATAGCTATGTTCAAGTTCCCTTGGACCAAGTTCAGGTAGGCGACCTGATTCGAGTGCGTCCCGGTGAAAAGATTGCGGTTGATGGTGTCGTAGTGGAAGGTGTGTCCAGTATTGACGAATCCATGGTGACAGGTGAGAGTCTGCCGGTAGACAAAACAGTTGGAGATACTGTCATTGGCTCTACCATCAATAATAGCGGAACGCTTGTTTTTAGAGCAGAAAAAGTTGGCTCAGAGACTGTTTTGGCACAGATTGTAGACTTTGTGAAGAAAGCCCAGACCAGCCGTGCTCCGGTTCAGGATTTGACGGATAAAATTTCAGGAATTTTTGTCCCAGCAGTTGTCATTTTAGCGATTCTGACTTTTTGGATTTGGTTTGTCTTGCTTGAGGCTAGCTTTGTGACCTCTCTACTTTATGGGGTAGCAGTTTTGATTATCGCCTGCCCTTGTGCCTTAGGACTCGCAACACCGACAGCTCTCATGGTGGGAACTGGCCGTAGTGCCAAGATGGGAGTTCTTCTTAAAAATGGAACGGTCTTACAGGAAATTCAGAAAGTCCAAACTATTGTTTTTGATAAGACAGGGACTTTGACGGAAGGAAAACCTGTGGTCACTGATATCATTGGTGATGAGACAGAAGTATTAGGCTTGGCGGCTTCTTTGGAAGAAGCCTCTCAACACCCATTGGCTCAAGCCATTGTCAAGCGAGCGACTGAAGTTGGACTTGAGTTTCATACTGTAGAAAATTTCCAAGCCCTTCATGGAAAAGGTGTTTCAGGGCAAATCCATGGGAAACAAGTCTTGCTTGGAAATGCTAAAATGCTAGATGGCATGGATATTTCGAGCGCTTATCAGGAAAAACTTAAAGAACTGGAAAAAGAAGCTAAGACAGTTGTGTACTTGGCTGTTGACAATGAAATCAAAGGCTTGCTTGCCTTGCAAGATATTCCCAAGGAAAATGCCAAACTCGCCATCAATCAGCTGAAAAAACGTGGTCTCCGAACAGTTATGCTGACAGGAGATAATGCTGGCGTGGCGCGTGCCATTGCAGATCAGATCGGCATCGAAGAGGTCATTGCTGGTGTCTTGCCAGAAGAAAAAGCCCATGAAATCCATCAACTGCAAGAGGCTGGTAAGGTAGCCTTTGTCGGAGATGGTATCAATGATGCGCCAGCCCTCAGTGTGGCGGATGTGGGGATTGCCATGGGCGCAGGAACCGATATTGCCATTGAGTCAGCAGGGATTGTTCTGACACGCAACGACCTGACAGGAGTTGTTCGCGCCTTTGATATGAGCAAGAAAACCTTCAATCGAATTCTTCTCAATCTATTCTGGGCCTTTATCTACAATGTCATCGGAATTCCGATTGCAGCTGGAATTTTTTCAGGTATTGGTCTGGTGCTCAACCCAGAACTGGCAGGTCTTGCCATGGCCTTTAGCTCTGTATCTGTTTTGACCAGTTCACTCATGCTAAATGTTACTAAAATAGACTAA
- the spxB gene encoding pyruvate oxidase, with the protein MTQGKITASAAMLNVLKTWGVDTIYGIPSGTLSSLMDALAEDKDIRFLQVRHEETGALAAVMQAKFGGSIGVAVGSGGPGATHLINGVYDAAMDNTPFLAILGSRPVNELNMDAFQELNQNPMYNGIAVYNKRVAYAEQLPKVIDEACRAAVSKKGPAVVEIPVNFGFQEIDENSYYGSGSYERSFIAPALNEVEIDKAVEILNKAERPVIYAGYGGVKAGEVITELSRKIKAPIITTGKNFEAFEWNYEGLTGSAYRVGWKPANEVVFEADTVLFLGSNFPFAEVYEAFKNTEKFIQVDIDPYKLGKRHALDASILGDAGQAAKAILDKVNPVESTPWWRANVKNNQNWRDYMNKLEGKTEGELQLYQVYNAINKHADQDAIYSIDVGDTTQTSTRHLHMTPKNMWRTSPLFATMGIALPGGIAAKKDNPDRQVWNIMGDGAFNMCYPDVITNVQYDLPVINVVFSNGKYAFIKDKYEDTNKHLFGCDFPNADYAKIAEAQGAVGFTVDRIEDIDAVVAEAVKLNKEGKTVVIDARITQHRPLPVEVLELDPKLHSEEAIKAFKEKYEAEELVPFRLFLEEEGLQSRAIK; encoded by the coding sequence ATGACTCAAGGGAAAATTACTGCATCAGCAGCAATGCTCAACGTATTGAAGACATGGGGCGTAGACACCATCTACGGTATCCCATCAGGAACACTCAGCTCACTCATGGACGCTTTGGCTGAAGACAAAGATATCCGCTTCTTGCAAGTTCGCCACGAAGAAACAGGTGCTCTTGCAGCGGTGATGCAAGCTAAATTCGGCGGCTCAATCGGGGTTGCAGTTGGTTCAGGTGGTCCAGGTGCGACTCACTTGATTAACGGTGTTTACGATGCAGCTATGGATAACACTCCATTCCTTGCTATCCTTGGATCACGTCCGGTTAACGAACTCAACATGGATGCCTTCCAAGAATTGAACCAAAACCCAATGTACAACGGTATCGCAGTCTACAACAAACGTGTAGCTTACGCTGAGCAATTGCCAAAAGTAATTGACGAAGCTTGCCGTGCTGCAGTTTCTAAAAAAGGTCCAGCTGTTGTTGAAATCCCAGTAAACTTCGGTTTCCAAGAAATCGACGAAAACTCATACTATGGATCAGGTTCATACGAGCGTTCATTCATCGCTCCTGCTTTGAACGAAGTTGAAATCGACAAAGCTGTTGAAATTTTGAACAAGGCTGAACGTCCAGTTATCTATGCTGGTTACGGTGGTGTCAAAGCTGGTGAAGTGATTACTGAATTGTCACGTAAAATCAAAGCACCAATCATCACAACTGGTAAAAACTTTGAAGCCTTTGAATGGAACTACGAAGGTTTGACAGGTTCTGCTTACCGTGTTGGTTGGAAACCAGCTAACGAAGTGGTCTTTGAAGCAGATACCGTTCTTTTCCTTGGTTCAAACTTCCCATTTGCTGAAGTTTACGAAGCCTTCAAGAACACTGAAAAATTCATCCAAGTTGATATTGACCCTTACAAACTTGGTAAACGTCATGCCCTTGATGCTTCTATCCTTGGTGATGCAGGTCAAGCAGCGAAAGCAATCCTTGACAAAGTAAACCCAGTAGAATCTACTCCATGGTGGCGTGCAAACGTTAAGAACAACCAAAACTGGCGTGATTACATGAACAAACTCGAAGGTAAAACTGAGGGTGAATTGCAATTGTACCAAGTTTACAATGCTATCAATAAACATGCTGATCAAGACGCTATCTACTCAATCGACGTAGGTGACACTACTCAAACATCTACTCGTCACCTTCACATGACACCTAAGAACATGTGGCGTACATCTCCACTCTTTGCGACAATGGGTATCGCCCTTCCTGGTGGTATCGCTGCTAAGAAAGACAATCCAGATCGCCAAGTATGGAACATCATGGGTGACGGTGCATTCAACATGTGCTACCCAGACGTGATCACAAACGTTCAATACGACCTTCCAGTTATCAACGTTGTCTTCTCAAATGGTAAATATGCCTTCATCAAGGACAAATACGAAGACACAAATAAACACTTGTTTGGTTGTGACTTCCCTAATGCTGACTATGCGAAAATCGCTGAAGCACAAGGTGCTGTTGGATTTACAGTAGACCGTATTGAAGACATCGACGCAGTCGTTGCAGAAGCTGTGAAACTCAACAAAGAAGGTAAAACTGTTGTCATCGATGCTCGCATCACGCAACACCGTCCACTTCCAGTAGAAGTACTTGAACTCGATCCAAAACTTCACTCAGAAGAAGCAATCAAAGCCTTCAAGGAAAAATACGAAGCAGAAGAACTCGTACCATTCCGCCTCTTCTTGGAAGAAGAAGGATTGCAATCACGCGCAATTAAATAA
- a CDS encoding VOC family protein — translation MNLNQLDIIVSNVPQVCADLERLLDKKSDYVDDGFAQFTIGSHCLMLSQNHLIPLDNFQSGIILHIEVEDVEQNYQRLKEFGAEILHGPSETDWGTESLLVRGPAGLVLDFYRMK, via the coding sequence ATGAATTTAAATCAATTAGATATTATCGTTTCAAATGTTCCCCAAGTCTGTGCTGACTTGGAGCGTCTTTTGGATAAAAAGTCAGACTATGTTGATGACGGTTTTGCTCAGTTTACGATTGGCAGTCATTGTCTCATGTTATCACAAAATCACCTGATTCCTTTGGACAATTTTCAGTCAGGCATCATTCTTCACATCGAGGTTGAGGATGTAGAGCAGAACTATCAACGGTTGAAAGAGTTTGGTGCCGAGATTTTACACGGTCCTTCTGAAACCGATTGGGGAACAGAATCCTTATTAGTTAGAGGACCTGCTGGTCTAGTGCTTGATTTTTATCGTATGAAATAG